Within Candidatus Hydrogenedentota bacterium, the genomic segment TGGCCGTTCCTGATTTTCTGGGTGCTCGTCGGTGGCGGTCTCAGCTTTCCGAATGGTATCGACGGTAACGGTTGGTAATAAGTTGACCCTCTGAGTTTTTTGACGATTACGACCTGTTGAGGCGGGCGTGGCAGAGCCATGGCCGCCTTTTTTTGTTTTTCTTACCCGAGCAATGCGAGCGGATGTATAACGGGGAGTCCTGTGCCTTCCGCGAGTTGAATCGCGCACACACTGCTCTCCGTGACGATAGCCTCGGCATTCGATGCATTGAACAAGGCAAATAGCGGCTTCCCCACAGTCATCGAGAGTTCGTAGCCCAGGGCGCCGCCCTTCAGGCCGAATGTGCCGCCCATGCCACAGCAGGTGCCGGTTTCCACCAGTTCAACCGTTGCACCACGTTTTCGCAGCCATTCCATCGCGCCGTGGCCCGATCCTAACGGGCGTTGATGACAGGAGACGTGAAAGGCATACCGCCTGCCGGACAAATGCGAAGACGCGGCGCCGGCTTCCGATTCGATCGTCAGTAGGTACTCGAAAATCTCGTGCGTCGCCGACGCGACTCTTTGCGACTTCCTGCTCTTTTGCAGCAATTTAGGATACGAGACCTTGAGCGCATACGCCGCGGTCGGTTCGGTTGCGACGATGTCGTAACCCTGCTCCGCATACGGCGCAAGCCGCGCGACGTTGTACGCGGCGGTCTCGCGGGCGCGATCGAGGTCGCCATACGCGATGTATGGGTAACCGCTCGAGCGTTGTTCCGGCACGATTACGTCGCAGCCGGCATCTTCCAGCGCGCTCACCGCGGCCATTCCGAGTTCGGGCGCGTTGTAGTTCGCGTAGACGTCGACGAAGAAGGCGACCTTGTGCTTGGCGTCACGCGTGGTGGATATGTGCCGGGCGAACCGTTTCATAAACGTGTCGCGCTTGAATTCCGGGAGCGCGCGCTTCGAGCAAATTCCGGAGACCCTTTCCATGATGCCGCGAACCGCTTTGCTCTTCATCACGACATTGGCGACGGGGGCGACGGCGCTGGCCAGCCTCGCCGCATTGTCCGCACCCATCATGACGCGATCGACGCGCGGGCGCCCGTGCGTTTTCGCGTCGCGGTGTTTGACCTCGGCGATCATCATCGGCATGTCGATCTGCGCGGGGCAGATCTCCTTGCACAGCCCGCAGGAGATGCACAAGGACGCAAAGTCGCCCGCCTTTTCGAGTCCGTGCACTTCGGCGGTCCACGGAATGCCAATTGGGCCGGGATAGATATAGCCAAACGTGTGGCCGCCCACGACGCCGTACGTGGGACAGACGTTCATGCACGCGCCGCAACGTATGCAGTTGAGCGATTCGCGCATAGCCGGATCGTCGCGCATCCGCGCGCGGCCGTTATCGAGAATTACGATGTGTGATTCGCGCGGCGCGCGGCCGTCGCCTTTGCCCAAGGGCGAACGCCCGGCCATCCAGGTGACGTACGTCGTTGGCAGTTGGCCTGACGCGCTGACGGGGTGCGCCAACACCATCAGCATCGCGTCCTCGACCGTCTCGACGATCTTTTCCATGCCCATCACGCAAACGTGGCAATCGCCGATGCTCGATACGAGGCGCGCATTGCCTTCGTTTGTCTCGATGACGATCGCGCCGTTCTCGGCGACGCCTATATTTGCGCCGGTCATGCCGATATCGGCTTCGAGAAAGATCGGGCGCAGGTACGCCTGAACCACTTTCATGATCGACGGGATGTCGCTGCTGACGGGTTTGCCGGTCGCCTTCGCGAAGATTTCCGCGACGTCCTCGGCCATTTTGTGTACGGAAGGAAACACGAGGTGGTAGGGCTTCTCGTTCACCAATTGAATGATCAACTCGCCCAAGTCGGTCTCGATAACTTTCAGACCCGCTTCAATCAAGGGATGATTGATCTCGATTTCCTCGGTTGTCAGCGATTTCGATTTCGCGACGGTCTTCGCGCCGCGGTCCTTCGCCAGACGCAGGACATAGTCGATCGCCGCCGCGCCGTCCTTCGCGAGGAACACATTCGCGCCGCGTTTGCGCGTGTTTTCGATGAAGCGATCGAGCAACTCCGGCTGCCGATCGATGCAGCGGTCCTTGGTTTTTTTTACTTCGTCCCGGAACGCAGCGCCACCCGGCAACAAAGCCAGCGCTTCCGCGCGCTTGTCGCGACCGCGCTGCATGCAGCGCATCAATGCTTGGCTGTGCTTGGGATGTTCGATGGACTCGCGAATGCGGGAGAAGAGTCGTTCGTAACGGGCCGTTGCCATGCTATACTCCGTGTTACGGAAGCGAACCGGGCACAAGCGCCCGCAACCCAAAGCATAATGCTATTCGCGTCCGCAACGCCATGAAGGAATTTCGCACTACGCTCGATGATCGCTCCGCCCGCAAAGTCACCCGCGCCGCCAAGCGCATGGGGGTGACAGTTCCGGAGTATCTTCGCAATCTGATCAAGCGGGCGCACACCGAGACAAAGAAGGAGCAGTTGGAACGGATCGACCGTGAAGGGTATCTCCGTTTCCCAGTCACGCCGGACGAGTTCCCGTTTGCGGAAAAAGATCGAGTATGGCCTGAGTGATCGAGCGAGGAAAAATTCGCTGGTACCGGTTTGACCCGCCGGATAAGAGACGACCCGTATTGGTTCTCACTCGCAACTCGGCAATTCCTTATCTCCATTCCGTAACCGTCGCTCCAATTACGTCTACCATTCGGGGGGTGCCTTCGGAAGTCGCGCTTGGGCCAGGCGATGGTATGACGAGCCCATGCGCAATTAATCTTCACAACCTACAGACCGTTCCTAAGCGAGAGATCGGAGCACGAATCACACAATTATCCGAGGCCAAGCTACAGGAAGTATTCACTTCAATTTCATTTGCTCTCGGATACTCCGACCAATTCGATTGAAGCATTGCACATTAATCCAGCACAACGATCGCGTGCGCGGACTCGGGGCCATGCACACCCAACGTCAGCTTTAGCTCAATATCTCCGGTCCGGCTGGGACCGGAAAGAAAGCTCACGACGCAATTTGCCGGGTTCGCTTCGAACAGTGCGCGGATGCGCGGCGCCGCTTCGTCGTACCGTTCGAGCAGGTCAGTTGCGCGCACGACGCCAATGTGGACTCGCGGCAACGCTGAAACCAGCCGCGTTGCGTCGTCTGTCGCGATCTCGACCAGGGTGCCGGTCTGCGCGATGCCGAACGCGATGCCCGTGACGCCGACTTGGGCTTGATCGATCAGACCCGGCAAAGCGCCGGAGTCAAACGGCTCTGTCAGCACCCGCACGTTCGGGCCAAGCGCCCCCGCAATTGCGCTCGACATGCCGTCCACCAGGTTCGCCAGCGCCACGCACGTTGCGCCTCGCTCTTCGACTATCGCATGCACGAGACCCGGGACGTCGTCCGCCGACCGCGCGACGTGCGCCACCCCCGCAACCCGTTGGTACGCCGTTGTGAACCGTTCGACCACGGCCGGACTGAACTCCATATGTTCCCCCGCTAACCCTCACCCATCGGACTTCGACGATCGCGAAGCACAACGCCGAAAACCGAATGGCATCGGGTACAACGCCCACGCGCCATTCTCTATACTTGCTGTCACGTTGGCAAATCACCGCGGAGGTCCGGCATCCGTGCGATTGTTGCGCAGCATTGTTCGAGTCACGGTTGCCGTAGTCATCGTTCTCTTTACAATTGCCATCGTATATCAATACGGACGGACCATCTGGGTGCCGGCATATCTCAAACTCATGGGCAAGCGCACGGTCGCAGACGTCGTCAAACAATACGGCCCAGCCGCACGGGAACGGCTGCGCTCGCGGTTTGACGCCGCTGATTGCCTGTTCCCGCCGGCACGGATTGCTTTACTCGCGTTCAAGGATTCGCGGCGCGTTGAACTCTACGCCGAAAACGACGGACGGTGGTCGTTCATTCGCGACTACCCCATTGTCGCCGCGAGCGGTAACGCTGGCCCAAAACTGCGCGAGGGAGACCGACAAGTCCCAGAAGGCATCTACGCGATCGACGGACTTAACCCGAACAGCGCATTTCACCTGTCCATGAAGGTCAACTACCCCAACGAATTCGATCGCGCCATGGCCGGCGCCGACGGCCGGACCGATCTCGGCGGCGATATCTTCATCCACGGACGCGACGCGTCCATCGGCTGCCTCGCCATGGGCGACGCAGCCATCGAGGAACTGTTCACCCTCGCCGCTGAAGTTGGCATCGAGAATTCTCGTGTTGTCATCGCTCCAACGGACCTTCGGACACAAACGCCCGAGCGCTATGACGCGCAGCCGGTCTGGCTTCCCGAACTCTACGCGAACGTGCGCGCCGAACTTCAGCGGTACCCGCCGGCTGCTCCCATTCATCTGGTTACCGACTCCTGACTCCTATCATCCGCTTCCAGTCTCCCGACTCCAACGCCCTACTTATTAGCCCATCGTGTTGCACTCGGAACGGGGAAATGTCATCCACGGACCACATGGATCTCACGGATCGGTTCGAGGAACCGGATGTAGTGAGGGGGGTGTAACGAAGTGAATTTGACGATACAAGGGGGTGATTTGCTTGACGAAGTTGGCGAACAATTGCGAACTTCAATAAATATTCTGTGCGGTTTGGCGTATTGGTCAGTTCTGATCGCGTTTTGGATCTGCTCGGGGATGCGTTCATGATATTCATGTTCGGTACGCTGCTCCTTTGGTGTAATGCTTCGCGCAATGGGAGACTTGGTTGGCTCAGAGCCGCAGTTCCGCGATGGGTTCGTGCACGTCATTCATTTCTACGCGCGACGTGTTGCACTCGGGACGGGAAAACGGCAACTGCGAATCACGCGGATCACACGGTTCGGTTTGAGGAATGGCTTTGCGGCGACGGCGCGAGGCGATGGATGCGATTTCGGGAACGAGGGGTAATTGATTGACAAAGCGTTCTTCAAGTTTATTTGAGACAGCACGTTACGCAATTGGGAGGGAATTCAGAGGGAATTCAGGGAATTCAGACCACGAATTAAGTTCATATCAACCGCTCGTCGCCGTTCCCCGTAGCGTCGCTGTGTGGAGGCAGCTTGGGCCCACATCGCCAACCCGTAGCGTTCGGTATACCGTCGGAGAAAGCGCAGGTACGCGCGGCGGTCGTCGTCGGAGTAACACACGTCCGCGCAGGGGTTGCCCCGTTTCGTGACATGATGGGCAAACCCCAGCACCACAACGCGTGCGACTCGGCTCACGAGCGTAAAGATACCTTGCGTCAGCCAGAGTGAGCAACGTAATTCGTAGTCCCTGAATTACCCCTGTTCGCGGAGTACTCGTTGCGATGCATGGCTTCAGCCAAACGAATGCAGATTCATGGACCGAATGGACGGGATATACGAGATGGACGGCAGCCAGGACGAACGCCGACAATCGACTCTTGAAAAGTTCTGCTTTGGTCTACCAAGGACTCGGGTCGCCGCCATATGCGACGTGTTCAAACGAAGCCAAATATTCGATTACGATTACGAGTCGTCATGAACAGAGTTTTGCCAGAGATTATGAAAATTTGAGCGGTGCGCTTTCAGCGCGCGGTGATAGGGGCGTGGACATTTTCCAGGGGCGATGCCCCTGGCTAGGGTTGCGTTGCGCCTTCGGCGCGCGGGACAATTTGTGCATTTTCGGATTAGCACGATTACGAGCATGAGTACGAGCATGAGCATGAGCACGAGCACGAAGCACGAGCACGAGCACGAGTACGATTACGAGCACGAGCATGAGTACGAGCACGAGTACGATTACGATTACGAGCACGAAGCACGAGCACGGGCGCGAAGCACGAGCACGAGCACGGGCGCGAAGCACGAGCACGAGCACGGGCGCGAAGCACGAGCACGAGCACGAGTACGAGCACGATTACGAGTACGAGCACGAGCACGAGCACGGCAAATAGTGCGGATTTCAAAGTCACGACACTAGTGGAGGTACTCTGTCATGGAGTGGGATTGGTTGCGCAGTCCGAGTGGGGCGATGCGAAAGATACAGCATCGGATCGAGCAGGAGGCGGCGCTCGCGGACTACGAGGCGTGGTGGGAACGCGAGGGGAAGGGAATTAGCGCGGCGCACGACCGGGCCGGGACGCCGTGGTTGCGGATGTTCGACGTGTTTGGCAAGCGCATCGACGAGGTGCAGTGCGCGCCGGAATACTGGACGATGCTCCGGCGAGGGTACAAGGCCGGAGTCGTGTGGCGCGCGTTCAAGGAACAGTCGCTCAGGTCGTCGTTTCGGATTGGATATATCTGTTCCTACTTCGATCCAGGATTGTTTTGTCCGTACACCGTGTCATTGTCGACCCTGTTGCCGTTGTCGAAGTATGGCGCGGAGGATGTAAGGGCGCGGTTCATCCCGAACTTGCTGCGCGAGGACGAGACGGTGTGGCAGGGCGCGACGTGGATGACGGAGTCAGGTGGCGGATCGGACCTGGGTACGTACGTCGAAACGGTCGCGCGGCGCGACGGGGATCGGTGGCTGCTGACGGGCGACAAGTACTTCACAAGCAACGCAATTGCGGACGTGGCGGTGGTGGCGGCGCGGCCCGAGGGAGCGGCAAAGGGAGTGCGCGGGCTCGCGCTTTACCTCGTCCCCAAACGCCGCGAGGACGGGGAACTCAACTATGGCATTCGCCGGATCAAGGACAAGATTGCGACGCGCTCGGTGTTCACCGGCGAGGTCGAGTTGCGCGACAGCGAGGCGTATCTGTTGGGTAATCCCGAACACGGCATATATCACATTCTCGAAGTGCTGAACTGTTCGCGCGTGTGCAACGCCATCGGCAGCGCGGCGCTCATGCAGCGGGCATTGGCGGACGCGATCGCGTTTGCGAACCGGCGCGTGGCGTTCGGGAAACCGATTGGAGAGCAACCGCTGATGCGCCAGCAGATACGCGAACGCGTCGCGGAATGGGAAACGGCACATGCGCTGGCGTGGGAGTCGGTGCTGTTGTTCGACGAGGTGTGGAAGGAGACGCCACCCTATTCGGACCGGTTCCATTTGTTTCGTATCGTCGTGCACCTTGCGAAATATTGGACGGCGGAGTTGGCGGTGCGGACGGCGAAGTGGTGCATGGAAGTGCATGGGGGCATGGGCACGCTGGCGGAGTTTGGCGTGGAGCGGTGGTTGCGCGAGGCGATGATACTCGCGATTTGGGAGGGCCCGCCACACCGGCAGATTCTAGACGGCATCGAAGCGATGGAACGCAAAGGGGCGCACCGATTGTTGTTCGAGCACCTCGCGCCGGGTGCGGAAGCAGGCGAGTTGGGGGACATGGTCCGGCGGATCGAAGCGCATTTGACGGTGGCGGAGGACGAACGCGAGGCGCGGGCAGAAGCAGTCTTTCGCGATCTGGCGGTGTTCGCGGGGAACGCACTGGCGAGGAAGCAGAGGAATCTCAAATCTCAGATTTGAGATTTCAGACGGGAGAGGACATCGGGAGTTGGGAGCTGGGGAGGCAATTGATCTGGGCGAGATGGATCACGCGAAAGAGTTTCGCAGCTTCTCGACCGCCGGAGGGATGCGGTGCTCGTCGTGACGTCGATGTACGTCGGCGCTGCGCAATTTCGATCGGAATGAACGAGTAACGCAGTTCGAGGATTTACGTAGCTACCGGTGCGGGCGTCGTTCGGTATCGAAGGCAAATACTCGATTACGATTCGGTACAGATCGACTACGAGATTGGTTGCGGCGGCGACAGAGATGGCAATTGCCGAAAAGCACGTGATAATGGAGTGCGGCAGGGCACGAGGTCTTCGACGCTGCCGCTTTTGTCACCGGCGCGGTCGATGTCCTTCGCGCTCACAAAGCGGAGCTTTTCAAGAGTGCGTTCCCAACTGGAAAGTTGGGAACGAGAGAGAGAGAATGGAAAGTTGGGAACGAGAGAGAGAATGGAAAGTTGGGAACGAGAGAAATTGGTTGAATGAATCGTCTTCATTTTCGCTTGTCCGCTTTGCCAATCTTGGCTTTGATGAAGACATCCACCAAGTCCGGCGCGAAGTGTTTGCCGGATTCGCTTTTGATGTGGTCGAGGGCTTGGGTGACGGAGTGGACATTTTGGCGGTAATGGCGGACGGCGGTCATGGCGCAGAACACGTCGACGATGCGAATGATGTGGGCCAGACGCGGGATTTTCTTACCTTCGAGTCCGTCGGGGTAGCCGGTGCCGTCCCAGCATTCGTGATGGTAGCGCACGATGGGTTCGATATCCTTGAGCGATGGAATTGTTTTCACGATCCCGCCGCCGAGGTGGGTGTGCTTGCGAATGAGGTCCCATTCGTCGTGGGTGAGGATGGTGTATTTGAGGAGTACGCTGTTTGGGACGCGGATTTTTCCAATGTCACGAAGGAGCGCGCCCCGTTCGAGCGTGCGCTGATCTTTCGCACTCAATTTGAGGGCCTTGCCGAAGCGGCGGGCGTGGTCCATGACGCGGATGGACGAGCCGATCGCGAGTTCTTCGCGGGCGTCAATTGCCTCGGCCAATAAGAGCAACATATTGTCGGGTGTATTCGGCATTGGTCCTCCTCGCTTGCCCGCGGTGCAACGGAGTGGTCATAGTATCAGGAGGTACGGACGGCGGCAAACGAGTTGTAGAGATCGGATGGGAGTAATGATAGTTTTGGGAGCGATGGGAGATGCGGGGATTGGCGACTGAAGCTATTGCTGAGATTACTTCGCCGAGCAATCGCGTGCGTAATCGTGTGCGACCGGCGAGGGGAGGCTTCACGCTGGTCGAGTTGCTGGTCGTGGTCGCGATCATCGCCATCCTCGCGGGGATACTGCTTCCCGCGTTGGCGCGCGCGCGCGAGGCAACGCGCTGCATCAGTTGCGTAAACAACATGAAGCAGTTGGGCATCGTGTTCAAGATGTATGGCGGCGAGGCGCGCGGCTCGTTTCCGCCGTCGTCTCCGTATGGGAGTGTGCGCGGCGACGGACGGTCGTCGCCGTTATTCGAGTCGCCGCGCGCGGCGGCCATCTATCCCGACTACTTAACCGATTTGCGCGTGGCGCAGTGTCCTTCCGACAGCGGCGGGGACCCCGCGTGGGCCAGCGTGTTGCAGCGTGTGCCCGGTACGGGCGATTTCAAAACGTGGCAAGACGCGGCGATTGCGGCGAACGATACGACCTCGCTCGATTACTTCCTTTGCGCGGAGCTTGCGCGGTCGTATCACTACAAAGGGTACGTGGCGACGTCGCCCGCGGAGTATTACGGCGTGTGGGGCGCGAAGGCCAGCAACCCGATACTTGCGACGGTCACGATTCTGGGCGTCGGCAACGTCCGCGTGAAGGACTATTCGGAAGACTTGTCGGTCACTTCGCCGATTTGGCCGCCGTGGGTTCCCGCGCCGCCGTTGGCGAAGGGCACGGCGGGGGGCGATGCCGTGCGCGTGCTGCGGGAGGGCGTCGAACGGTTCACGATTACGGACATCAACAGCCCGGCGGGCAGCGCGGCGGCGCAGAGCGAGATTCCGGTGATGTGGGACACGTTTGGTGCGGCGAGTTTTGCGGATTCCGGCGACGCCCAGGTCGTTTTCAATCATCTGCCCGGCGGGTCGAACGTGTTGTATATGGATGGGCACGTGGAGTACGTGAAGTATCCGGGAGCGTTCCCGGTCGTGAACGACGAGCAAGTGCTAAAAGAGAACAGCCATCACGGATTGGGATAACAGCGGAAGGCGCGGGCTGTTGGCTAGCGCTGCGATTTTGGAACCGTAAAGTACGTTTTCTTCCGGCCGGTCGACGACTTCGACTTCGATCCGCCCTTCCCGCTCAAGTAGGACCCGGGGTTCTTGCCCCGGCCGCTGGTCGAATTTGACGAATTGTTCACCGCATCGTGGTTGCGCGCGGACGTGCGCGGCGCGGTCGTCGATGGGTAGTAGGTGCGGGGTTGCTGCTTTGCTTTCTTGGCCAGCTCGGCGTAGGTGTTGGGAGTGAGGGCCTTGCTGGCTGTGGTGCCCGCCGCGTCGAGGGTCTTGCCAGCGGCATTGTTCGCGGTGCCGATGACGTTGCCCAGCAGATTGTTCAACGCGCCGACGGTCCCGCAGCCTTGAAATGCCACCGCGGATGCAGCGACGGAAATCCCAATAATCGTAGACCGGCCCCAGCGCATGAATCGTCTCCACTCGTGTGTCGAGTACGATACGCGATATGGGGATTCACGTCAAGAATATACGGTCCGCCCGGCGAACGGGTTCCGCCCCTCGACCGCGGAACTTTGCAGGCGGCGTAGCGCTCCTGATTCAATAGGCGGTTTGCCGGAAGGAGTGCTCCCGATGCTGAAACGACCCGAGGCCATATTATTCGACATGGGCGGGGTGCTGTTGGAGTCCGTTGACATGTGGACGGATGCGGGGTTCGAGAAGTCGTATCCGAATGGACTCCCAAACGGCGCGTCGCCGGAATGGTTCATGGGGATGTCGCGGGACATCCTGGCCCGGTATGAGCGGTTGCCGGCCCCACGCCCGGCGATGGACTTGCGGCCGATCATTGCCGAATGGCTGCCGAAGGCGGGGATGGACGCAAGCGCCGAGACGGTCGAGGACTGGTACGGCGTGCTGGGGTGGTGGGAAGTGCGGCCGCTGTATCCGTTCGTACGCGAGGCGCTCAAGAGAATCAACGATATGGGCTACCGGATAGGACTGATCTCGAATACCTTGTTGACGAGCCAGTATCACCGGGACCTGTTTCGCGCTGGGGGCATTTTCGACCTGTTCGAGTTCATGGTCTTCTCGGCGGAGTTTGGCGCGAACAAGCCTGACCCGAGAATATTTCGCCACGCGCTGGACGCGATGAAGCTGGATGCGTCGTGCGCGTGGTACGTGGGCGACAAGCCGCACCGGGACGTGTGCGGCGCGCATGGCGTGGGGATGACGGCGGTACTTGTCGACGGACCGTACGAGCACCGTATGAGCGACAGCCCGGCACATGAGCCGGACGTGAGGGTGCGGGACATCAGCGAGTTGCCGGAGTTGCTGGTGAAATTCTGAAGCGGGCCGCGCGGATTACACAGCCGCATTATCGAGTTTGCGATCGTAATCGACTGCTCGATAACAACTGCGAGTACGATGTCGAGTACGAGCAATAGTTGAATCGATCGGCGAATCCTGATGGCCTGGAGCGGTTTAAGAAACCTCAGGTATGTCCCGTAGGTTTCGGTGCAAATCGAGTGTGCGACTACGATTACGAGCACGAGCACGAGCACGATTACGAGCACGAGCACGAAAATGCAGCTACGTAATTTCTCAAATCACTTTAGCGTCCCGCACGCGCGAGGCGCACGACGAAGCAGGCACCGCGGTCGGGGCGGTTCGAGTAGGAGACGGAGCCGCCGTGGGCCGTGACGATGCGGTGGGCAATGGTGAGGCCGAGGCCGGTTCCGCCTTCCTTGGTGGTGAAGAAGGGGGCGAAGAGGTCCTCGCCGGGCCGGAGATGGATGCCGGGGCCGTTGTCGGCGATTTCGAAGACTGTAGTTTCGCCTTCCTCATATGCGTCGAGCACGACACGGCCCCCCTTGGGCGCGGCGTCGATGGCGTTGTTGACGATGTTCGAGAGGGCCTGCGCGAAGCGGTAAAGGTCCGCGCGCATGGGGTGCATGTGCGAGCCGGACTGGTTCTCGATGGTGACGCCGTTGTTTTCGGCGCGTCGCCGGCAGAGCTGAATCGTGCGGTCGATGATGTCCGCGGGCGAGCAGGTGCCGAGCTGCAACTCGAAGGGTCTGGCAAACCCGAGGAATTGGGAAATGGACCGTTCGATTTCGCGGGTTTCGCGGAGGATGGTTTCCGCGGCCTCTCGGCGCGCGTCGCCGGCCTCGAGTTTGCGTATGAGGAGTTCGGCAAGGCCGCTGATGACGCTAACGGGATTGCGCAGTTCGTGGACGACGCCAGCGGTGAGTTCGCCGAGGGCGGCGAGTTGACGGTTGAGTTCCGCGCTGCGTTCGAGGCGCAGGCGCTCCGTCATGTCCGTGAACAGCACGATGACGCCGTCAAACGCACCTTGGCCGCGATGGAGCGAGGCGGACAGACCGATTTGCTTTACGATGCCGCCGGGACAGGAGAGGGTGATTTCATGCCGCGAGACGGCGCGACCGCTGCGCATAATTTCGGCGAGGAGCGCCGCGAGCGGTTCGGCGTGTTGAATATCCTTCAAGTTTGATCCCGGGCGAATCGCGTCCACGCTCACGCCGAGGAATTCGGACGCGGCGGGATTCAACGTAATGATCGTGGCGTCGCGATCGACGGCGATGACCCCGCTGGCGAGGCCCTGAATGATCTCCGCGTTGAGGTCGTGCATGTAGAAGTATACCCCTGTCGTGGAATTCCCCGCGGAAGTGTGTCAGATTCGCGCGCGGATTTCACCGGCGAGCCGTGCGAATTCGTCGAGACTCATGGTTTGCGGGCGGCGCGCGGGATCGATGCCTGCCGCGGAGAAAGCGGCCTCGACGGCGGCCCTGTCCGCGCCGAACGCGCCGGTTTTTGTGAGCGAATTGCGCAGGGTTTTGCGGCGCTGCGAGAACGCGGCGCGAACGACCTTCATGACGAACTTGGGTTCGACGCTGTCGAACCGCGGCGCCTTGTGCAGGATGCTGCGGACGATGCAACTGTCAACGTTCGGTTGCGGGCGGAAGCAGGTGCGCGGTACGAAGTGGACCGTTGTCGTTTCACCATAAAGTGCGGCGGCGATCGACAGTACGCCGTATTCCGAGTCGTTGACGGGCGCGGTCATGCGTTGCGCGACCTCCTGCTGCACCATCATGACGAGGCGCTCGAAGCGTATCGGCGCTTCCCAAAAGTGAAAGAGAACGGGGGTCGTGATGTAGTAAGGAAGATTGGAAATCATCTTGTACGACGCGCCGTTGGGCAGGTATTCCTCGACGAGTTTCGCGAGGCTGTGGTTGAGCACGTCGCCGCGAAAGAGTGTGACGTTCGGCGTGCCGCGGAACTGGTCCTCGAGGACGGGCATGAACGCGCGGTCGATTTCGATCGCCAGGACGCGCCTGGCGCGTTCCGCGAGGTTCGCGGTCAACGCTCCAAGGCCCGCGCCGACTTCAATCACATCGTCGTCGGACGAAAGCGCCGCGGCGTCGACCATGATGCGGTTGATGTTGTCGTCAAGCAGAAGGTTTTGGCCGAGCGACTTCTTAAACGAGATGCCGTATCGCTGGACGAGATCGCGGAGCGCCATCCTAGTCGGTCTCGGCGGCGCGAAACGTATCGATAATCATATCGCCATATTCTATCAGGGCGGGCGCGTGACGGCCAATGCGGCGCTTTCACCACTTCAGTTGATAGCAGGCGCCTGCCTCGA encodes:
- a CDS encoding PAS domain-containing protein — encoded protein: MHDLNAEIIQGLASGVIAVDRDATIITLNPAASEFLGVSVDAIRPGSNLKDIQHAEPLAALLAEIMRSGRAVSRHEITLSCPGGIVKQIGLSASLHRGQGAFDGVIVLFTDMTERLRLERSAELNRQLAALGELTAGVVHELRNPVSVISGLAELLIRKLEAGDARREAAETILRETREIERSISQFLGFARPFELQLGTCSPADIIDRTIQLCRRRAENNGVTIENQSGSHMHPMRADLYRFAQALSNIVNNAIDAAPKGGRVVLDAYEEGETTVFEIADNGPGIHLRPGEDLFAPFFTTKEGGTGLGLTIAHRIVTAHGGSVSYSNRPDRGACFVVRLARAGR
- the rsmA gene encoding 16S rRNA (adenine(1518)-N(6)/adenine(1519)-N(6))-dimethyltransferase RsmA gives rise to the protein MALRDLVQRYGISFKKSLGQNLLLDDNINRIMVDAAALSSDDDVIEVGAGLGALTANLAERARRVLAIEIDRAFMPVLEDQFRGTPNVTLFRGDVLNHSLAKLVEEYLPNGASYKMISNLPYYITTPVLFHFWEAPIRFERLVMMVQQEVAQRMTAPVNDSEYGVLSIAAALYGETTTVHFVPRTCFRPQPNVDSCIVRSILHKAPRFDSVEPKFVMKVVRAAFSQRRKTLRNSLTKTGAFGADRAAVEAAFSAAGIDPARRPQTMSLDEFARLAGEIRARI